The following coding sequences lie in one Pontibacter sp. G13 genomic window:
- a CDS encoding DUF4268 domain-containing protein translates to MYHIDPNSNSLTKLHQPTFSELGFREREHLQEWLAGHPEALGEELLIIQKEFDGFDDTRERLDLLALDKQGSLVIIENKLDDSGRDVTWQAMKYASYCAELTKEQIREIYQHYLNKTRQGGSAEENLSEFLNGQDFEELILNPGSTQRIMLVAGKFRKEVTSLVLWLMNFNLRVQCFKATPYRLGEHLFLDMNQILPVPDTEDFMIGMARKSENEISTQETAKRGKQIRYEFWQKFFEVCDSRTTLFQNISASRDNWISSGLGKTGVSLNLVVTKTTCRAELYLSRAKQEENKLIFDELLIHKEDIEGAIGSSLDWERLDTKTASRIRLQLNQVNIFNREDWPSMIEFLIDASERMEPVFRKYVSSIQV, encoded by the coding sequence ATGTATCACATCGACCCCAACTCCAACTCCCTCACCAAACTCCACCAGCCCACTTTCTCCGAGCTGGGTTTCCGCGAACGCGAGCATTTGCAAGAGTGGCTCGCCGGTCATCCCGAAGCCTTGGGCGAGGAACTCCTGATCATCCAGAAGGAATTTGACGGATTCGACGATACGCGGGAGCGATTGGATTTGCTGGCCTTGGACAAGCAGGGGAGCCTGGTCATCATCGAAAATAAACTAGACGACAGCGGCCGCGATGTCACGTGGCAGGCGATGAAATACGCCTCCTATTGTGCCGAATTGACCAAAGAGCAAATCCGCGAAATCTACCAACACTACCTGAACAAGACGCGTCAGGGCGGAAGTGCCGAGGAAAACCTCTCGGAATTTTTGAATGGGCAAGATTTCGAGGAACTGATCTTGAATCCGGGCAGTACCCAGCGGATTATGTTGGTGGCGGGGAAATTTCGCAAAGAGGTTACGAGCCTGGTGCTGTGGCTGATGAATTTCAACCTGCGGGTCCAGTGCTTCAAGGCGACGCCTTACAGGCTTGGCGAGCATCTGTTTCTGGATATGAACCAAATTTTGCCTGTGCCGGATACGGAAGATTTCATGATCGGAATGGCCCGGAAGTCGGAGAATGAAATTTCTACCCAAGAGACCGCCAAGCGTGGGAAGCAGATCAGGTATGAGTTTTGGCAAAAATTCTTTGAGGTATGCGACTCTAGGACTACCCTATTCCAAAACATATCTGCCTCGCGAGACAATTGGATTTCTTCTGGCTTGGGAAAGACGGGTGTCTCCTTGAACCTAGTTGTGACAAAGACAACCTGTAGGGCTGAACTGTATCTGAGTCGAGCCAAGCAGGAGGAGAATAAGCTAATTTTTGATGAACTCCTCATTCATAAGGAAGACATTGAGGGCGCGATTGGGAGTAGTTTGGATTGGGAACGGCTAGATACTAAAACAGCCTCCAGAATCAGGCTTCAATTAAATCAGGTCAACATTTTCAACCGAGAAGATTGGCCTTCCATGATTGAATTTCTCATCGACGCATCGGAGCGAATGGAGCCAGTTTTCCGGAAATACGTCTCCAGCATTCAGGTGTAG